Proteins from one Pseudomonas grandcourensis genomic window:
- a CDS encoding LysR family transcriptional regulator → MHSINIRTLDLNLLVVFITLWETQNVTRASERLALSQSAVSHALRRLRERLGDELFVLGRSGLVPTSRATALIGPVREALEKIDQVLQGGESFSPATAQRTFRIAAGDFVEFLILPKLLQLISVVAPGVVIEIVPLPEPGTLSLMLESGAIDLMLNTPAALGAGVRCESLTTVQLLTLIWQREGLTAGRFPLDLYLERPHVVISMHERGGNIIDRTLAAQSLSRRIGAVVQNFMAMPIIAAQTGYICNLPSPIARTFAGVFNLSCHAPPFEFPEPELIACWHTRFDADEGLQWLRVQLKDCAVS, encoded by the coding sequence ATGCACAGTATTAATATCCGTACCCTCGATCTGAACTTGCTGGTGGTGTTCATCACCCTGTGGGAAACCCAGAACGTCACCCGCGCCAGTGAGCGCCTGGCCTTGAGCCAGTCAGCCGTCAGCCATGCCTTGCGCCGATTGCGTGAACGCCTGGGCGACGAATTGTTCGTGCTCGGGCGTTCAGGGCTGGTGCCGACCTCACGGGCCACGGCACTGATTGGCCCGGTGCGTGAGGCCCTGGAAAAGATCGACCAGGTGCTGCAGGGCGGCGAGTCGTTCTCGCCAGCCACGGCTCAACGCACGTTCCGCATCGCGGCAGGCGACTTCGTCGAATTCCTGATCCTGCCCAAATTGCTCCAGCTCATTTCCGTGGTCGCGCCCGGGGTCGTCATTGAAATCGTACCGCTGCCTGAACCCGGTACCTTGTCGTTGATGCTCGAGAGCGGGGCTATCGACCTGATGCTCAACACGCCCGCCGCCCTCGGCGCAGGCGTGCGTTGCGAGTCATTGACGACCGTGCAGTTGCTGACCCTGATCTGGCAACGCGAAGGCCTGACGGCCGGGCGCTTCCCGCTGGACTTGTACCTTGAGCGGCCGCACGTGGTGATCAGCATGCACGAGCGCGGCGGCAACATCATCGACCGCACACTCGCCGCGCAGTCCTTGAGCCGAAGAATTGGCGCGGTCGTGCAAAACTTCATGGCAATGCCGATCATCGCCGCGCAAACCGGCTACATTTGTAATCTACCGAGCCCGATTGCCCGGACGTTTGCTGGTGTTTTCAACCTCAGTTGCCATGCCCCACCCTTTGAATTTCCCGAGCCTGAGCTGATTGCCTGCTGGCACACGCGCTTCGATGCCGATGAGGGTTTGCAATGGTTGCGCGTGCAGTTAAAGGATTGTGCGGTCAGTTGA